A region of the Pseudomonas silesiensis genome:
TCAGCCTCGATGGTGATCGGGTCCTTGACCACGCCGGCTTCATAACGCTTGACCTTGCGCACTTCGGCAGCTTGCTGCTCGATGGTCATGTTCTTGTGGATGATGCCGATGCCACCTTCCTGAGCCATGGCGATTGCCAGACGGGCTTCAGTAACGGTGTCCATGGCGGCAGAAACCAGAGGAATATTCAGCTCGATGCCACGGGTAAGGCGGGTCTTGAGACTGACTTCGTTAGGAAGCACCTCGGAATAACCGGGCACTAGGAGAATGTCGTCGAATGTCAGAGCTTCTTGGCTGATACGCAGCATCGCGGGGGCTCCCGAGCGGGAAAATGGAAGCGCGCCATTATAGTCAGACACCCCCTCGGGTTCAATGTAAAACTCTGGCTAATATCAATACGGTGATCGACGGGGATTTTGTTATACAAATCCCGTAGGAGCGAGGCTTGCCCGCGAAGGCGTCATCACTGGCGCTAAAAGCTTCGCGGGCAAGTCGGATCGCCGCACCGCTCGCTCCTACGGGTTTCGGTTTCGGTTTCGGTTTCGGTTACGGTTACGGCGACGGTTACGGTATCGCTATCGGCATCGGTTTCGCCTTCGGTTTCGGTTTCCGTTACAACTCGACCTTAACCCAACTCACCGGCTGATCCAGCCAATCGGCAAACTCGTCGATAAAGCTCTTCTTGAACCCGGCCTCGGCCCAATTGTTGAAAATGAACCCCAGGTTGGAAAAGCCGCACTCCTGCAGGAACAGGAAGCCGTTGATGTCGTCTTCATGCCCGCACTCGGGGCAGGTGAAATTATCGGTGCGCCCCGGCATCCAGTCTTCCAGGCTTTCGAACAACGCTTCGCCGACTTCCTTGCGGCACTCGGCGCAGCCGGCTTCTTCGAGGAAGCCCTTGGCCGGTGTATAGATGCAGCGCTTGGTGATGATCTCCAGGCCATTGATCGGCTCGCCGAACGGCAGGGCTTGCGGATGCAGCACCACGGCGCGGGCGCCGTCCGCGATGGCGTGGGCCATGCGGTTGCCGGTGCGGCCGCAGGTGGTCAGTTCTTCCTTGATGATGTTCTTGCGCACCAGCCAACGCACGACCGCCCGGGCCCGGGGTTCGTGCACCGGCAGCGTGGAGATTTTCGGGACGATGATGCTTTGAGAGTTCATGGTGCAAGCCTACTGCATAAAATGGATGTTTCTGCGGTGTGTCGTTTGACGCCTTCGCGGGCAAGCCCGCTCCCACAGGATCTCGGTCGTACACGCGGGTGTGCTCACCTGAGATCCCTGTGGGAGCGGGCTTGCCCGCGAAGGCGCCAGGGCGGCCGGCAGCTTAATCCCTGACGAAATCCGGTCAAGTGCTCAAATACCGCCCGATCAAGGCAATCCCGCTGGCAAGCACCAACCAGGTCACCAGCCGCACGAACGCCTCGCGGGACAACCTCATGGTCAACCGCCGACCGATCCACAGCCCCACTGCCATGGCCGGCAACAAACACAGCGCCAGTACCAACAAGGGTAGCTCGGCATACACACCCGCGACGGCAAACAGGCTCAAACGCACCACGGTGCTGCAACTGATCAGCGCGCTCTGCGTCGCCCTCGCCGCCTCCTTGGGCAGCCGGCTGTTCAAATAGATCGCATATAAAAAGCCGCCACTGCCAAACAACGCCCCGAACATCCCGCCCACCGTCCCCATCGGCACCGCCCAGGCGACAGACAGTTGCGTCGGACGGGTTTTGACCCACAGGCTGTAAATCGCATAGGCGCTGATAAACAACCCCATCAACAGCAGCAGCACATCGGAATGCAGGTTCAGCAGGAAAATCACCCCCAGGGTGCAGCCCACTGCCATGCAGGGCAACAAACGCAGCAACTCGGGCCTGGCCACATCCCGCCGTGAGGGCAGCAGGTTGCCAAAGGCCGCGACGAAATCCAGCAGCACCAGCAGCGGCACGATCTTCGACAGCGGCATGAACAGGATCAGTATCGGCCCCGCCACCAGTGCGGTGCCAAAACCGGCGATGCCGAACACGATATAGGCCAGGGCGATGCCGAGGCCGATCACCAGCCAGTCGGTGGCGCCGAAGGGCCATTGGTGCAACAGTTCAAACACGTCCATTCCCGATCTTCCTTGAATTCAGCGCCTGACTGTATCCCTTGTAGGAGCGAGCTTGCTCGCGAAGGTGTGTCAGCCAGATCAGTGTCAACTGACACACCTTCGCGAGCAAGCTCGCTCCTACAAAGGGATTTGCGTTGACTCATGGAGATTCAGCGCCGAATGCCTTTAAACTGCGCCCCATGATTAAAGATCCCTTTGCAAGACTCGGCCTGGACCGGGAAGTCCTGACTGTCAGCCAGCTCAACGGCCGCGCGCGGGTGTTGCTCGAAGACGTGTTCAGCAATATCTGGGTCGAAGGCGAAATCTCCAACCTCGCGCGCCCGGCGTCCGGCCATGTGTATTTCACCCTCAAGGACAGCGGCGCCCAAGTGCGTTGCGCGCTGTTCCGGCAGAACGCGGCGCGGGTGCGCCAGGCGTTGAAGGACGGCCTGGCGGTCAAGGTGCGCGGCAAGGTCTCGCTGTTCGAGGGCCGTGGCGATTATCAGCTGATCCTCGACACCGTGGAGCCGGCCGGCGACGGCGCACTGCGCCTGGCCTTCGATGCGCTGAAGGAAAAGCTCAGCGCCGAGGGCCTGTTCAGTGCCGAGCGCAAGGTGCCGCTGCCGGCGCATCCGCAACGCATCGGCATCATCAGTTCACCCACTGGCGCAGTGATCCGCGACATCATCAGCGTGTTCCGCCGCCGCGCGCCGCAGGTGCAACTGACATTGATCCCCACCGCCGTACAAGGCCGCGAAGCCACCGCGCAGATTGTCCGCGCGCTGAAACTGGCGGATGCCCGTGGCTTTGACGCACTGATCCTGGCCCGTGGCGGCGGTTCGCTGGAAGACCTCTGGTGTTTCAACGAAGAAGCCGTGGCCCGCGCCGTGGACGCTTGTGTGACGCCGATTGTCAGCGCCGTCGGCCATGAAACCGACGTGTCGATCAGCGACTTCGTGGCCGACGTTCGCGCCCCGACGCCTTCCGCTGCCGCCGAACTGCTCGCGCCGGACTCCAGCGACCTGGTGCGTCGGGTGGAGAGCCTGCATCGACGGCTGGTGATGCGTATTCGCGACCGCTTGATGCGTGATCGGCTGCGCCTGGAAGGCATGTCCCGCCGCCTGCGACATCCTGGCGAACGCCTGCGTCAGCAAGCGCAGCGCCTGGACGACCTGGACATGCGCCTGCGCCGCGCGTTCGAACGCAGCCTCAATACCCGTCGCGAACGCCTGATCCGCCTGGAAACCCGCCTGGCCGGGCAACATCCCGGTCGGCAGCTGGCGATGCTGCGCCAACGCCTCGACAGCTTTGCCGAGCGCCTGCCCCGGGCCATGCGCGAAGGCCTCAAAAGCCGCCGCTTGCAACTGCAAAGCCAGATGCAGACGCTGCATGTGGTCAGCCCGCTGGCGACCCTCAGCCGTGGCTATAGCATTCTGCTGGACGAGCGCGGCAACGCGATCCGCAACGCTGCGCAAACCCACACTGGCCAGCGCCTCAAAGCCAGATTGGGCGAAGGCGAACTGCAAGTCCGGGTGGAAGACAATCACCTGACGCCTGTCACCCTCTCTTTACTGGATTGATCCATGCCGCGCTTTCTCGCTCCGCTGCTGTTGCTGTGCCTGACCTTCAACGCCCATGCCGACAGCTACATCACCCGCCTGTTGAACAAACCGGTGCCGGGGGGCGTGGCGGTCGTGGATCTGGGCTCCGCCGCCCAAGCGCCGAAGGCCAGCTATCAGGGCAAACCGGTATTAGTGGTCAAGGAACAGAACAATTGGCTGGCGATTGTCGGCGTGCCGTTGACGGTCAAACCGGGCACGCAGCAAATCAGCAGCGGTCATCGCAATCTGAGTTTTACCGTTGGCAACAAGAAATACCCGGAACAGCGCATCACCCTGAAGAACAAACAGCAGGTCAATCCGGACCCGGACAATCTCAAGCGCATCGAGGGCGAGCTGGCCGAACAGCTCCAGGCCTACCGCAGTTTCAGCCCGAACACCCCGAGCAACCTGTTGCTGGACAAACCGGTCAACGGGCCGTTGTCGAGCAAGTTTGGCGTGCGCCGCTTTTTTAATGGTGAAGAGCGCAATCCCCATGCGGGCCTGGACTTCGCGGTGCCGGCGGGTACGCCGATCAAGACCCCGGCGGCGGGCAAGGTGATTCTGGTCGGCGACTACTTTTTCAATGGCAACACGGTGTTTGTCGATCATGGGCAGGGCTTTATCAGCATGTTCTGCCATATGTCGAAGATTGATGTGAAGGTTGGGCAGCAGTTGGCGCGCGGTGGGGTGGTCGGGAAAGTCGGGGCCACCGGGCGGGCGACCGGGCCGCATATGCACTGGAATGTCAGCCTGAATGATGCGCGGGTGGATCCGGCGATCTTTATAGGTGCGTTTCAGCCCTGAATGTTGAGTGAAGCGGCTGGCCTCTTCGCGAGCAAGCCCGCTCCCACAGTTGATCTTTGGCGTTCACAAAATTTGTGCTCACAGAAGATCAACTGTGGGAGCGGGCTTGCTCGCGAAGGCGGCCTCATTAGCGCCGTTTATTCCGCCTCCAGATCCTCGATCCCATGAATTTCCCTATGCGCCAGACACTCCTCGATCCAGGCCCGGGTTTCCTCGGAGAAGCCAGCCAGTTCCTCAGAGGTGATCAGCTCATGCGTACACAACCCCAGCAAATGAGCCGGCGCTTCACTGCGTGAATGACTGAAAACCCCAAACGCCCAATACAGCTCCTGCTGACCGGCCTTCAGCCTCTCCTCACTGGCTTCGATACGCTCATAAGGCGTCAGGCTTTTATCCAGCACCATACGCTCGACCTCTTCCATGATCCGGATGCACATCCGCTCATGAGCCACCGGACGCAGCGCGCTATATAACTTCCAATCCGATTCGTTCATTGCCGACCCCGTGCTTTCCAAGTCGCCTGATTCAGGCTTTAAGCATAGCTGCGTCGACTGGAACAAAAGGTTGAAACTTTCAATTGCGCATCGCTCAAACCTCGCGCAAACATCAATACGATCAGCATCATTTGCCGCAATAAAATCTTGATAAGCTCACCTTTTCGAGTATTCCTCTCAATTTTTTCCCACTGCTTGCCATCCTTTCTTCCCGCGGTTAGGGTTGAAGACATGAAAACCTCTCACACCCTCATTCAGCGTCGCCAGCACCGCAGCCTGTGCCTTGTCAGTGCACGACTGCCGGGCTGAATCGCGGTGCCTCGCCCCACGCTTTCCCCAAGAACATTTTGATCCACCGGCAGGCCGCCTCTTTTCGGCCCACACAACAAGGATTTCCCGATGAGCATGCTCAAAGACCCGTCTTCGAAATACCGCGCGTTCCCGACCATCGACATCCCGGACCGCACCTGGCCGTCGAAAACCATCACCGCGGCGCCGATCTGGTGCAGTTCCGACTTGCGTGACGGTAACCAGTCGCTGATCGAGCCGATGGACGCGACCAAGAAGCTGCGTTTCTGGAAAACCCTGGTGCAAGTGGGCGTGAAAGAAATCGAAGCCTCGTTCCCGGCCGCTTCGCAAACCGACTTCGACTTCGTGCGCAGCCTGATCGAAGGCGGCCACATCCCGGACGACACCACCATCCAGGTGCTGACTCAAGGCCGAGAAGACTTGATCGAGCGCACCTTTGAATCCCTGCGCGGGGCGAAGAAAGCCATCGTTCACCTGTACAACGCGACCTCCCCTTCCTTCCGCCGGATTGTCTTCAATCAGGACAAGGACGGGATCAAGGCCATTGCCGTGGACGCGGCCAAGCTGTTCGTCAAATACGCCGCCCAGCAGCCGGACACCGAGTGGACTTTCGAGTACTCGCCGGAAACCTTCAGCGCCACTGAACTGGAGTTCGCCAAGGAAGTGTGCGACGCGGTGATCGAAGTCTGGAACCCGACGCCCGAGCACAAGATGATCCTCAACCTGCCGGCTACCGTCGAATGCGCCACCCCGAACATCTACGCCGACCAGATCGAATGGTTTGGCCGTCACATCAACCGTCGTGACAGCGTGATCATCAGCCTGCACACCCACAACGACCGTGGCACCGGCGTTGCCGCCACCGAGCTGGGCCTGATGGCCGGCGCCGACCGTGTCGAAGGCTGCCTGTTCGGCAACGGCGAGCGCACCGGTAACGTCGACCTGGTGACCGTGGCCCTGAACCTTTACACCCAGGGCGTGCACCCTGAGCTGGACTTCTCCGACATCGACGGCGTGCGCAAAGTCGTCGAAGAGTGCAACCAGATCCAGGTGCACCCGCGTCATCCGTACGTCGGCGACCTGGTGCACACCGCGTTCTCCGGTTCGCACCAGGATGCGATCCGCAAGGGCTTCGCCCAGCAAAAACCGGACGCCCTGTGGGAAGTGCCATACTTGCCGATCGACCCGGCCGACATCGGCCGCAGCTACGAGGCGGTGATCCGCGTCAACAGCCAGTCGGGCAAGGGCGGCATCGCTTACTTGCTGGAACAGGAATACGGCATCAGCCTGCCGCGTCGCATGCAGATCGAGTTCAGCCAGGTCGTGCAGCGTGAAACCGATCGTCTGGGCCTGGAAATGACCGCCAAGCAGATCCACTCGCTGTTGATCAGCGAATACCTGCAAGCCAATACCCCGTACGCGCTGGTCAGCCATCGCCTGCAGGAGGAAAACGGCAACAGCGCCGTCGAAGTGGAAGTGGCCAGCAAAGGCCAGGGCGAAACCAACCTGCACTGGCGCGGCAAGGGCAATGGCGCCCTGGAAGCACTGGTGGCCGGCCTGCCGATCCCGGTGGAAATCATGGACTACAACGAACACGCCATCGGCGCGGGCACCAATGCCAAGGCCGCGGCCTACATTGAACTGCGAGTGAACGGTGAGCGTGCGGTGCATGGTGTGGGGATCGATGAGAACATCACTACCGCCAGCTTCAAGGCGCTGTTCAGTGCGCTGAACCGCTCGTTGAGCCAGCCGGAAGCGAAAGCGGCGTAAACACCGTCACTGAAATGCAAAAGGCCCCTTGGTGAAAACCTTGGGGCCTTTTTGTTTGCCTGCGGGTTTGTATTGGCTGTCAAGGCCTCATCGCGAGCAAGCTCGCTCCCACAGTTGATTGGTGTGAACCCAGATCTTGTGTACACACAAGATCCACTGTGGGAGCGAGCTTGCTCGCGATGACGGCAGATCAGACAACGAAGGCTTCAGGTGAACTCAAAGGTATCGGCATCCAGATTCGCCGGAAACCGCGTACGGTAGGCTTGCAGATCCGCCGCATTGAGCACCACCTGAAACACCCCATCCGCCTCCCCCGCACTCAGCAACGTCTCACCCTGGAAATCCAGCACCTGACTGTCGCCGGTATACGCAAAACCTTTGCCATCAGTCCCTACGCGATTCACCGCCGCCACATAGCACAGGTTCTCGATCGCCCGTGCCGGCAGCAACCGGTTCCAGTGCTGACGTCGCGCCCCCGGCCAGTTGGCGGTGTACAGCAGCAGGTCGGTGTCCTGGGCGTCGCGGCTCCACACCGGGAACCGCAGGTCGTAGCAAATCAGCGGCCGGATGCGCCACCCCTTGAGCTCGAACTGCACTTGGCGCTCGCCGGGGGTGAAGTGGTTATGCTCGCCGGCCATGCGGAACAGATGGCGCTTGTCGTAGTGCAACACCTCCCCGTCCGGCCGCGCCCACAACAGGCGATTGCGATGACTGCCGTCGGCGGCCTGGACGATAAGGGTGCCGGTGATTACCGCGTCGAATTTCGCCGCCTGCACCCGCAGCCATTTGCTGGTCGGACCGTTTTCTGGCTCGGCCAATGTTTCCGAGTCCATGGAGAAACCGGTGGTGAACATTTCCGGCAGGATGATCAGGTCGGCACCGCGAGCCTGTTCCAGCAACTGCTCGAAATGCTCCAGGTTGGCCTGGCGGTCGTGCCAGGCCAGGGTTGTCTGGATCAATGCAATGTTCAGATTGGGCAGTGCACTCAGATCACGCATAATTTTTCCGCTGCTTCACGCAGGGTCTCCTCGCGTTTGGCGAAGCACAGGCGCACCAGGCGCTGGCCGACCGGTGGAGTCTGGTAGAACACCGAGATCGGGATGCTCGCCACGCCGTGCTCGCGGGTCATCCACAGCGCCATCTCGACGTCATTGAGGTCCGGGCGGATCTGCGAATAATCGACCAGCTGGAAGTAAGTGCCAACCACTCGGGTGAAGCTGAAGCGCGATGGCGTCAGCAGGTCGCAGAACAGATCACGCTTGGCCTGATAGAAACCCGGCAGTTCGTCCACATGT
Encoded here:
- a CDS encoding sulfite exporter TauE/SafE family protein; its protein translation is MDVFELLHQWPFGATDWLVIGLGIALAYIVFGIAGFGTALVAGPILILFMPLSKIVPLLVLLDFVAAFGNLLPSRRDVARPELLRLLPCMAVGCTLGVIFLLNLHSDVLLLLMGLFISAYAIYSLWVKTRPTQLSVAWAVPMGTVGGMFGALFGSGGFLYAIYLNSRLPKEAARATQSALISCSTVVRLSLFAVAGVYAELPLLVLALCLLPAMAVGLWIGRRLTMRLSREAFVRLVTWLVLASGIALIGRYLST
- the xseA gene encoding exodeoxyribonuclease VII large subunit, encoding MIKDPFARLGLDREVLTVSQLNGRARVLLEDVFSNIWVEGEISNLARPASGHVYFTLKDSGAQVRCALFRQNAARVRQALKDGLAVKVRGKVSLFEGRGDYQLILDTVEPAGDGALRLAFDALKEKLSAEGLFSAERKVPLPAHPQRIGIISSPTGAVIRDIISVFRRRAPQVQLTLIPTAVQGREATAQIVRALKLADARGFDALILARGGGSLEDLWCFNEEAVARAVDACVTPIVSAVGHETDVSISDFVADVRAPTPSAAAELLAPDSSDLVRRVESLHRRLVMRIRDRLMRDRLRLEGMSRRLRHPGERLRQQAQRLDDLDMRLRRAFERSLNTRRERLIRLETRLAGQHPGRQLAMLRQRLDSFAERLPRAMREGLKSRRLQLQSQMQTLHVVSPLATLSRGYSILLDERGNAIRNAAQTHTGQRLKARLGEGELQVRVEDNHLTPVTLSLLD
- a CDS encoding peptidoglycan DD-metalloendopeptidase family protein, coding for MPRFLAPLLLLCLTFNAHADSYITRLLNKPVPGGVAVVDLGSAAQAPKASYQGKPVLVVKEQNNWLAIVGVPLTVKPGTQQISSGHRNLSFTVGNKKYPEQRITLKNKQQVNPDPDNLKRIEGELAEQLQAYRSFSPNTPSNLLLDKPVNGPLSSKFGVRRFFNGEERNPHAGLDFAVPAGTPIKTPAAGKVILVGDYFFNGNTVFVDHGQGFISMFCHMSKIDVKVGQQLARGGVVGKVGATGRATGPHMHWNVSLNDARVDPAIFIGAFQP
- the leuA gene encoding 2-isopropylmalate synthase is translated as MSMLKDPSSKYRAFPTIDIPDRTWPSKTITAAPIWCSSDLRDGNQSLIEPMDATKKLRFWKTLVQVGVKEIEASFPAASQTDFDFVRSLIEGGHIPDDTTIQVLTQGREDLIERTFESLRGAKKAIVHLYNATSPSFRRIVFNQDKDGIKAIAVDAAKLFVKYAAQQPDTEWTFEYSPETFSATELEFAKEVCDAVIEVWNPTPEHKMILNLPATVECATPNIYADQIEWFGRHINRRDSVIISLHTHNDRGTGVAATELGLMAGADRVEGCLFGNGERTGNVDLVTVALNLYTQGVHPELDFSDIDGVRKVVEECNQIQVHPRHPYVGDLVHTAFSGSHQDAIRKGFAQQKPDALWEVPYLPIDPADIGRSYEAVIRVNSQSGKGGIAYLLEQEYGISLPRRMQIEFSQVVQRETDRLGLEMTAKQIHSLLISEYLQANTPYALVSHRLQEENGNSAVEVEVASKGQGETNLHWRGKGNGALEALVAGLPIPVEIMDYNEHAIGAGTNAKAAAYIELRVNGERAVHGVGIDENITTASFKALFSALNRSLSQPEAKAA
- a CDS encoding amidohydrolase, with protein sequence MRDLSALPNLNIALIQTTLAWHDRQANLEHFEQLLEQARGADLIILPEMFTTGFSMDSETLAEPENGPTSKWLRVQAAKFDAVITGTLIVQAADGSHRNRLLWARPDGEVLHYDKRHLFRMAGEHNHFTPGERQVQFELKGWRIRPLICYDLRFPVWSRDAQDTDLLLYTANWPGARRQHWNRLLPARAIENLCYVAAVNRVGTDGKGFAYTGDSQVLDFQGETLLSAGEADGVFQVVLNAADLQAYRTRFPANLDADTFEFT